In Aedes albopictus strain Foshan chromosome 3, AalbF5, whole genome shotgun sequence, the following are encoded in one genomic region:
- the LOC115271091 gene encoding uncharacterized protein LOC115271091, translating to MPRKNRRRNQVPEDSIQQTCLLCNLPDDSEMVCCDKCKQWFHFNCVGVNEDVANRSWSCPDCAEARDPALQLPLSSTPPAVVTGELQSFRPPQSPFASPRVPIAPPTRVSPVPSPRTPTPRPRVSGVQMNPPPTPLPRTPRPQNQLPPVAEIPEVQIVDPEVADEVHLVNRLPVDLRIQFLEQQEAIEQRYLRRRFQLLLETPVNVNAPSGHEENVPVDRNIGFPPVFHSSPVCHNQLPPRSTFQNRIVSPFVPISQPQRPNYDQPSVSGVPTSQVDRQVNFSAFRSHPTDPTVHRPIASTLIPPQTDNHPSAPAISHPGDNHRTRNSAFAPLMGSLRPPAQDFFPSAFHDDPTVVGGTALLNKSQIAARHAVPKELPIFTGEPEEWPLFFASFENTTHLCGFTAEENMVRLQKCLKGKALEAVKCQLLHPSNLDQVIATLKMLFGRPEIIVHSLLQKINSLPAPKADRLGTLVDFALAVRNMVATVKACELEEHLCNLTLLHSLTERLPPMIRLNWATHRQSLQSVTLAEFSDWLYKLAEAASTVTMPQFAGAIDNKSRRGRKDDGFLNAHAEATPKVKQLDTNRACLICQGSCAAVEKCGRFLSFGLSARWDELREHKLCRSCLGNHRGPCKSAKPCGKSGCQYKHHRLLHNDAKDKPETSSSGSRGQAKGLQQAVAPVSRDVESCNTHRGGSKYALFQYIPIVLYNNGIELRTHAFLDSGSSLTLMEESLAKQLDLNGEKSPLCLRWTADTCRYEKDATIVSLNISGTYDGSSLHTLREVYTVKELKLPTQSLPTAELADKYSHLKGLPIEPYSNVQPKLLIGVSNARVMHILDDREGKLDEPVAVKTRLGWTVYGTYASVKDSIPRLPHSFHICSHFHGTDDSLHEAVKNYFALDSLGISAPQNQLLSKEDERALAMLREVTTFQDGRYQAGLLWKYDDVRLPNNRSMALRRHRCLTKRMEREPQLAKTLRAKMQDYEQKGYIRKLTPEESRATGDRTWYLPIFPVFNPNKPGKIRIVFDAAASLGDVSLNSVLMKGPDQLNALPPVLYKFRERLIGLGGDVAEMFHQIRMRPSDEHSQRILWCDSEDLTEPCDYVMQVVTFGATCSPSTALYVLNENASRFEEKYPVAVDAICRRHYVDDMLTSVDTEEEAIQLAKEVRYIHHEGGFHMRNWVSNSSAVLEALGENPKSEKSMEMNTELAMEKVLGMWWSTTSDVFSYKLCTDRNRELLSGAKHPTKRDVLRTLMAIYDPLGLIAHYLMYLKVLLQEIWRAKTGWDDPIEEKHLEKWLTWLRILPELESVKIPRCYFRHVAGIDNATVELHTFVDASESGFAAVSYFRFEVDGYVECALIGSKTRVAPLKFVSIPRLELQAAVIGTRLAQSVAEGHSIKIDRRCFWTDARDVMCWLQSDHRRYSQFVAFRVGEILEATDITEWRWLGTKHNVADDGTKWKCRPDLKPTSRWFTGPSFLWNPKSEWPSSTLNSDETTNELRASFLYHMEGTVRTILQAENYSSWQRLLRVTAFVHRFIGNIKRKQKKESMILGPLTQDELSAAESFQFRQAQADVYGEQLAAISSKKRLKKTDSLFKLNPFLDDRGVMRIHSRLGECDFVDESERNPIVLPRDHPTTRLIVANVHQRYQHQCHETCVNEVRREFYIPRVRRVCEQVRRSCQQCKISSARPEPPAMGSLPKARVAAFVRPFSYVGVDFFGPFLVLIGRRHEKRWGVIVTCLSTRAIHLELAASLNTSSCIMALRNCFARRGTPVEIRSDRGTNFVGADKELTAAVTALDQNKLMTEFNSPTTSWVFNPPASPHMGGCWERLIRSVKKVLAIIKPQRVPTEEVLRSYLIQVEHIVNSRPLTHVPVDDCSSPALTPNHFLLGSSNGSKPLVPYTDCPTALQLSWKSSEALANRFWQRWVTEYLPTITRRTKWFYPVKPIAVGDVVVVADPDLARNHWPKGRVVSVKTSADGQVRSAVVQTASGFYDRPATKLAVLDIGANGSEPDQSPTTGGDCCVHRMCAAAPVQTYTTLIADLPTEHLVRQREGGSDSDTQFDSGILTSPQERKTCKSLG from the coding sequence ATGCCAAGGAAGAACCGTCGTCGCAACCAAGTGCCGGAGGACAGCATCCAGCAGACGTGCCTGCTCTGCAATCTTCCGGACGACAGCGAAATGGTCTGCTGCGATAAATGCAAGCAGTGGTTTCACTTCAACTGCGTCGGAGTCAACGAAGATGTGGCTAACCGCTCATGGAGCTGCCCGGATTGCGCCGAAGCTAGAGATCCGGCTCTACAGCTGCCACTGTCATCGACCCCGCCAGCAGTAGTTACAGGTGAGCTGCAATCGTTTCGACCACCTCAATCGCCCTTTGCGTCCCCGCGAGTGCCAATTGCCCCCCCAACAAGAGTTTCGCCAGTGCCCTCTCCTCGAACACCAACCCCGCGCCCTCGTGTTTCTGGAGTGCAAATGAATCCCCCACCGACACCGCTTCCGCGTACCCCTCGACCGCAAAACCAACTGCCACCAGTGGCAGAGATTCCAGAAGTGCAAATCGTCGATCCGGAAGTGGCAGATGAAGTGCATCTTGTGAATAGACTGCCAGTGGACCTACGAATTCAGTTTTTGGAGCAGCAGGAAGCAATCGAGCAACGATATCTGCGTCGTAGATTCCAGTTGTTGTTGGAGACTCCAGTCAACGTGAATGCACCGAGCGGGCATGAAGAAAACGTTCCGGTAGATCGAAACATCGGATTTCCACCTGTGTTCCACTCCTCACCAGTGTGTCACAATCAGTTGCCTCCACGTTCCACTTTCCAGAACAGAATTGTTTCACCTTTCGTTCCAATATCGCAACCTCAGCGTCCGAATTATGACCAACCGAGTGTGTCAGGGGTTCCCACATCGCAAGTCGACCGGCAAGTGAATTTTTCGGCTTTTCGCTCGCACCCAACCGATCCAACCGTACACCGTCCCATCGCTTCGACGCTCATTCCACCTCAGACTGACAATCATCCTAGTGCGCCTGCAATCTCGCATCCCGGTGACAATCATCGAACGCGCAATTCTGCTTTCGCTCCGCTTATGGGTAGTTTGCGTCCACCCGCTCAGGATTTCTTTCCGTCGGCTTTTCACGATGATCCTACAGTGGTGGGAGGAACGGCGCTGCTCAACAAAAGCCAAATCGCCGCTCGTCATGCAGTCCCAAAGGAGTTACCTATCTTTACCGGCGAACCAGAGGAGTGGCCCCTATTTTTCGCTTCGTTCGAGAATACGACGCACCTCTGCGGATTCACAGCTGAGGAGAACATGGTCCGACTACAAAAATGCCTTAAAGGGAAGGCGTTAGAAGCGGTAAAATGCCAACTGTTGCACCCTAGCAACTTAGATCAAGTTATCGCTACTCTGAAGATGCTTTTCGGTCGGCCAGAAATTATCGTTCATTCGCTGCTGCAGAAGATCAACAGTCTACCTGCTCCCAAAGCAGATCGTCTTGGAACACTCGTGGACTTCGCTTTGGCCGTTCGCAACATGGTGGCCACAGTCAAGGCTTGTGAACTGGAAGAGCACCTATGCAACCTCACACTTCTGCACAGTTTGACAGAGCGACTTCCTCCAATGATTCGTCTGAATTGGGCGACCCATCGACAGTCTCTTCAGTCAGTAACATTAGCCGAGTTCAGCGACTGGTTGTACAAGCTAGCAGAAGCAGCTAGCACAGTGACGATGCCTCAGTTCGCTGGTGCTATCGATAACAAATCGCGCCGTGGCAGGAAGGATGATGGTTTTTTGAACGCACATGCTGAAGCAACTCCGAAAGTGAAGCAACTAGATACGAACCGTGCTTGTCTTATCTGCCAGGGAAGTTGTGCCGCAGTAGAAAAGTGTGGGCGTTTTCTGTCGTTTGGCCTTTCCGCTCGTTGGGATGAACTTCGGGAACACAAGTTGTGTCGCAGCTGTTTGGGCAACCATCGTGGTCCGTGCAAGTCCGCAAAGCCGTGCGGGAAAAGCGGTTGTCAGTACAAGCACCACCGGCTGCTGCACAACGACGCCAAAGACAAACCGGAAACATCATCGTCTGGTTCCCGCGGTCAAGCCAAAGGGCTACAACAAGCCGTTGCTCCGGTGTCACGGGACGTCGAATCCTGCAACACACATCGAGGAGGAAGCAAATATGCTCTATTCCAGTACATTCCGATTGTGCTGTACAACAATGGGATCGAGCTGCGTACCCATGCATTCCTGGACAGTGGATCGTCTCTAACGTTGATGGAGGAAAGTTTGGCGAAGCAGTTGGACCTGAACGGTGAGAAGAGCCCCCTGTGCCTGCGGTGGACAGCTGATACCTGCCGATATGAAAAAGACGCCACAATCGTTTCCCTCAACATCTCCGGCACATACGATGGTAGCAGTCTACATACTTTACGGGAAGTCTACACGGTAAAGGAGTTGAAGCTGCCGACACAATCGCTACCTACTGCAGAACTGGCAGACAAGTATTCGCATCTAAAGGGTTTGCCAATTGAACCCTACTCCAATGTTCAGCCGAAGTTATTGATCGGCGTGAGCAACGCAAGGGTGATGCATATTTTGGATGATCGCGAGGGGAAGCTGGATGAACCTGTTGCAGTGAAGACGCGTCTTGGCTGGACGGTCTACGGCACGTATGCGTCGGTGAAAGATTCGATTCCACGACTCCCGCACAGCTTCCACATTTGTTCACATTTCCACGGAACGGATGACAGCCTGCACGAAGCAGTAAAAAATTACTTCGCTCTCGATAGTCTGGGAATCAGCGCTCCACAAAATCAGCTTCTCTCCAAGGAAGATGAGCGGGCTCTAGCGATGCTGCGCGAAGTCACGACTTTTCAAGACGGGAGATACCAGGCAGGCCTACTGTGGAAATACGACGACGTGCGACTACCCAACAATCGATCCATGGCATTGAGACGTCATCGTTGTCTGACCAAGAGGATGGAACGCGAGCCGCAGTTAGCCAAAACTCTGCGAGCGAAGATGCAGGACTATGAGCAGAAGGGATACATCCGTAAGTTGACACCTGAGGAGAGTCGTGCCACTGGAGATCGCACATGGTACTTGCCGATTTTTCCGGTATTCAACCCTAACAAACCGGGGAAGATCAGGATTGTCTTTGATGCAGCTGCGTCCCTCGGTGATGTTTCCCTCAATTCCGTACTGATGAAAGGACCGGACCAACTAAACGCTTTGCCGCCAGTGCTATACAAGTTTCGAGAGCGGTTGATCGGACTCGGTGGCGATGTTGCCGAAATGTTTCATCAGATAAGAATGCGACCGTCAGACGAACACAGTCAGCGGATCTTGTGGTGTGATTCTGAGGACCTAACTGAGCCATGCGATTACGTGATGCAGGTTGTAACTTTTGGCGCTACCTGTTCACCCAGTACAGCGCTgtatgtgctgaatgaaaatgcGTCACGATTCGAGGAAAAGTACCCCGTCGCAGTTGATGCTATCTGCCGTCGTCACTACGTCGACGATATGTTGACCAGCGTTGATACAGAGGAAGAAGCGATCCAGTTAGCGAAGGAAGTTCGATACATCCATCACGAAGGTGGATTCCATATGCGGAACTGGGTGTCGAATTCGTCAGCTGTACTTGAGGCCCTCGGAGAGAACCCTAAGTCCGAAAAGTCGATGGAAATGAATACGGAGCTCGCCATGGAAAAGGTTCTCGGTATGTGGTGGAGCACAACGTCGGATGTCTTCAGTTACAAACTCTGTACAGACCGCAACCGAGAGCTTCTGTCCGGTGCCAAGCACCCCACCAAGCGTGATGTACTGCGTACACTGATGGCTATCTACGATCCCTTAGGACTCATCGCGCATTACCTGATGTATTTGAAGGTATTGCTACAAGAGATCTGGAGAGCGAAGACCGGGTGGGACGATCCGATCGAAGAAAAGCATCTGGAGAAATGGTTGACCTGGTTACGCATTCTTCCCGAGCTGGAGTCCGTCAAGATACCTCGTTGTTATTTCCGACACGTGGCAGGAATCGACAATGCTACTGTGGAGCTCCATACTTTCGTCGATGCCAGTGAAAGTGGCTTCGCGGCCGTGTCTTATTTCCGCTTCGAAGTGGATGGCTACGTCGAATGTGCCCTAATCGGAAGTAAAACAAGAGTGGCACCTCTCAAGTTCGTCTCCATCCCACGACTGGAGCTGCAAGCAGCTGTTATTGGTACGCGTTTGGCACAAAGCGTTGCAGAGGGTCATTCTATCAAAATTGATCGTCGCTGTTTCTGGACGGACGCTCGAGACGTCATGTGTTGGTTACAGTCTGATCACCGACGTTATTCGCAGTTCGTGGCCTTTCGTGTTGGCGAAATACTGGAGGCAACGGACATCACCGAGTGGAGATGGCTTGGCACGAAACACAACGTTGCAGATGATGGTACAAAATGGAAGTGCAGACCAGATCTCAAGCCAACAAGCCGTTGGTTTACAGGTCCATCGTTTCTATGGAATCCAAAAAGCGAATGGCCGTCTTCAACTCTGAATTCCGACGAGACTACGAACGAACTCCGTGCGAGCTTTCTGTACCACATGGAAGGCACAGTACGAACCATTCTGCAGGCAGAAAATTACTCGTCCTGGCAACGTTTGCTACGGGTGACAGCTTTCGTTCATCGTTTCATTGGGAACATCAAACGCAAACAGAAGAAGGAGTCAATGATCCTCGGACCGCTCACACAAGACGAACTTTCCGCAGCGGAATCATTCCAGTTTCGACAAGCCCAGGCAGACGTGTACGGCGAGCAGTTAGCAGCAATTTCATCAAAAAAACGACTGAAGAAGACAGATAGCCTATTCAAGCTGAACCCGTTTCTCGATGATCGCGGAGTGATGCGCATCCACAGTCGATTGGGAGAGTGTGACTTTGTGGACGAAAGTGAACGAAATCCTATCGTACTTCCTCGTGATCATCCCACTACCCGTCTCATCGTCGCCAATGTGCATCAACGTTATCAGCATCAGTGCCATGAAACCTGCGTAAACGAAGTTCGGCGAGAGTTCTACATCCCACGAGTACGCAGAGTTTGTGAACAGGTTCGTCGGAGCTGTCAGCAATGTAAGATCAGCAGTGCGAGACCGGAACCACCAGCGATGGGATCCCTTCCCAAAGCACGAGTAGCAGCCTTTGTACGTCCGTTTTCCTACGTCGGCGTAGACTTCTTTGGACCCTTTCTCGTCCTCATTGGTCGTCGACACGAGAAACGTTGGGGTGTGATTGTTACTTGCCTGTCAACCCGGGCGATACATCTCGAGTTAGCCGCTTCGCTGAACACAAGTTCCTGCATTATGGCGCTACGGAACTGCTTCGCTCGTCGTGGGACTCCTGTAGAGATTAGAAGTGATCGTGGAACAAATTTCGTCGGCGCAGATAAGGAACTTACGGCTGCGGTGACGGCGCTAGATCAGAACAAGCTGATGACCGAATTCAACAGTCCGACAACATCGTGGGTTTTCAATCCTCCAGCGTCCCCACATATGGGTGGCTGCTGGGAACGTCTCATCCGGTCAGTAAAGAAAGTTCTAGCCATCATCAAACCTCAGCGGGTGCCTACAGAGGAGGTGTTACGAAGCTATTTAATTCAGGTTGAGCACATCGTCAACAGTCGTCCTTTGACACACGTTCCCGTAGATGACTGTTCGTCACCGGCATTGACTCCCAACCATTTTTTGCTGGGATCGTCGAACGGATCCAAACCGCTCGTACCGTATACGGATTGTCCAACTGCGCTTCAACTATCCTGGAAATCTTCGGAGGCACTGGCGAATCGTTTCTGGCAACGATGGGTCACAGAGTACTTGCCTACAATCACTCGTCGAACTAAGTGGTTCTACCCAGTGAAGCCTATTGCGGTAGGTGACGTTGTCGTAGTAGCGGATCCTGATCTGGCACGGAATCACTGGCCCAAAGGACGGGTTGTATCGGTGAAGACTTCAGCGGATGGGCAAGTTCGTTCGGCTGTTGTACAGACTGCTTCCGGATTCTACGATAGACCTGCGACCAAGTTAGCTGTATTGGACATCGGTGCAAACGGAAGTGAGCCGGACCAGAGTCCAACTACTGGGGGGGACTGTTGCGTACACCGAATGTGTGCCGCCGCAccggtacaaacatacaccacatTGATCGCAGACCTGCCGACTGAACATCTTGTCCGACAACGTGAAGGTGGCAGCGACTCTGACACACAGTTTGACAGCGGCATTTTGACGTCCCCGCAGGAAAGAAAAACGTGCAAGTCATTGGGTTAA